From the genome of Patagioenas fasciata isolate bPatFas1 chromosome 17, bPatFas1.hap1, whole genome shotgun sequence, one region includes:
- the PXN gene encoding paxillin isoform X5, whose product MQFLMPVLTLILLSCASLEYVASLDALLADLESTTSHISKRPVFLTEETPYSYPTGNHTYQEIAVPPPVPPPPSNEALNGTVIDPIDQWQPNVSRYVHQQPQSQSPIYSSSAKSSSASAPRDGLSSPSPRASEEEHVYSFPNKQKSAEPSPTMTSSSLGSNLSELDRLLLELNAVQHNPASGFPADEASRSPSLPGVTGPHYVVPESSSSVGGKAAPPTKEKPKRNGARGIEDVRPSVESLLDELESSVPSPVPAITVSQGEVSSPQRVTASQQQTRISASSATRELDELMASLSDFKTSSTMSLISEPSLEPVPSSANVDSNNTPPSLTVLSHPRHPPASHSGDTAVPAAAPRMFCLPQTVPVPPPRVSSGSATRGEQMTSASSVRLSRKPDPSRNVFQAVPASCVELLCRSANVEAQSLESHLAKETEKKEQITDPRISSVPISSTLNGQGKGQIPEELDQQGAFRVSSYCPSQSRDVEAALEELWVLELSAHVPEVHPENDSILNPVCEPSVVALDRWDVFPDTKNQLGFVVEQGQELKAEAAREAKVDGCCNLGKERQGRDRTPRKAGTVNRNKARGDQEKEQFRSSAVAPESPENIGKAEWDPPYVSKPPIERISASGQIKSLIKRTKETANVHPMYRDLSPRRKLGPAIFHKTESQDRLIEELQDRLGIAQQEQEEWQSQDDWLTEGVVITARPQGEEQNGGQQVEKVVFPPESPIPPRRTVSVPASPLLQPSKEAPKPVSANAAPARVSGSAPLLPLPPQPSHVPSTPAPSPVSSSSFSLAPQPLFQWETSDDDYHELSVVGTPPSEDPRHSCSPQTWTPGTKTVVSVGCQTEDGTLFPQVTSAPPCVRSANVLAAPVPPGPPEKFMAQGKAGSGSPPSTASKPGSQLDTMLGSLQSDLNKLGVATVAKGVCGACKKPIAGQVRCKLLQ is encoded by the exons ACGCTTTACTGGCAGACCTGGAATCCACCACCTCACATATTTCCAAACGGCCAGTGTTTCTAACAGAAGAAACGCCTTACTCCTATCCAACTGGAAACCACACGTACCAAGAGATTGCGGTGCCACCTCCTGTGCCTCCGCCACCTTCCAATGAAGCCCTGAACGGCACTGTGATTGACCCCATAGATCAGTGGCAACCCAACGTATCCAGATACGTCCACCAGCAA CCCCAGTCCCAGTCTCCCATATACAGCTCTAGTGCCAAAAGCTCCAGTGCCTCTGCTCCCAGAGACGGGCTCAGCTCTCCTTCTCCCCGTGCCAGTGAAGAGGAACACGTCTACAG TTTCCCGAACAAGCAGAAGTCTGCAGAACCATCTCCCACAATGACCAGCTCCTCTCTGGGCAGCAACCTCTCGGAACTGGACAGACTTCTTCTGGAGCTCAATGCTGTTCAACATAATCCCGCCAGTGGCTTCCCAGCAG ATGAAGCCAGCAGAAGCCCCTCGCTGCCTGGCGTGACTGGACCTCACTATGTTGTCccagagagcagcagctctgtgggaggGAAGGCTGCACCCCCTACAAAAGAAAAGCCAAAGCGAAATGGTGCACGTGGGATCGAAGATGTGCGTCCCAGCGTGGAGAGCCTGCTGGATGAGCTGGAGAGCTCGGTGCCGAGTCCAGT CCCTGCAATCACTGTGAGCCAAGGGGAGGTGAGCAGCCCCCAGCGGGTCACCGCCAGTCAGCAGCAGACCCGTATATCTGCTTCTTCAGCTACACGAGAACTGGATGAGCTGATGGCATCTCTCTCCGACTTCAAG ACTAGTTCCACTATGTCTCTGATTTCCGAACCCTCTCTAGAACCAGTTCCCAGTTCAGCAAATGTGGACTCCAacaacactcctcccagtttaacAGTGCTGTCCCATCCCAGACACCCTCCTGCAAGTCACAGTGGGGACACGGCAGTGCCAGCGGCTGCCCCACGTATGTTCTGTTTGCCACAAACGGTCCCTGTGCCCCCACCACGGGTCTCTTCTGGTTCTGCCACTCGTGGGGAGCAGATGACCTCTGCCAGCTCGGTTCGGCTCAGCAGAAAGCCTGACCCTTCTAGAAACGTTTTCCAGGCTGTGCCAGCTTCCTGTGTGGAGCTCCTGTGTAGATCTGCTAATGTTGAGGCACAAAGCCTAGAGAGCCATTTGGCAAAAGAGACTGAGAAGAAGGAGCAGATAACTGACCCCAGAATCTCAAGTGTGCCAATTTCAAGCACTTTAAATGGTCAAGGGAAGGGGCAGATACCTGAAGAGCTGGATCAGCAGGGAGCATTCAGGGTCAGTTCATACTGTCCTTCCCAGAGCAGAGATGTGGAAGCAGCTTTAGAGGAGCTGTGGGTCCTGGAGCTGTCTGCACATGTGCCAGAGGTGCACCCAGAGAACGACAGCATTCTGAATCCTGTGTGTGAGCCTTCTGTTGTGGCCCTGGATCGGTGGGATGTCTTCCCAGACACCAAAAACCAGTTGGGTTTTGTAGTGGAGCAAGGACAGGAGCTGAAAGCCGAAGCGGCGCGtgaagccaaggtagatgggTGTTGTAATCTGGGCAAGGAGAGGCAGGGCAGAGACAGAACTCCTAGGAAGGCAGGTACAGTGAACAGGAACAAAGCCAGAGGAGACCAGGAAAAGGAGCAGTTCagaagctctgcagttgctcCAGAATCTCCTGAAAACATTGGAAAAGCTGAATGGGATCCGCCGTACGTCTCCAAACCACCCATTGAGAGGATTTCTGCGTCAGGCCAG ATTAAATCTTTAATCAAGAGGACAAAAGAGACTGCAAACGTGCATCCAATGTATCGTGACCTCTCTCCAAGGCGTAAACTAGGTCCTGCCATATTTCACAAGACTGAGTCCCAAGATCGCTTGATTGAAGAGCTGCAGGACAGACTGGGCAtcgctcagcaggagcaggaggagtgGCAGAGCCAGGACGACTGGCTGACAGAGGGGGTTGTCATCACTGCCAGGCCCCAGGGGGAAGAACAGAATGGTGGACAGCAAGTAGAGAAG GTGGTTTTTCCTCCAGAATCCCCGATACCCCCGAGGAGGACAGTCTCTGTTCCAGCTTCTCCCCTGCTCCAGCCTTCCAAAGAAGCTCCAAAGCCAGTCTCTGCTAACGCTGCTCCTGCTCGCGTCTCTGgctctgcacctctcctcccgCTCCCACCTCAGCCTTCCCATGTGCCATCTACCCCAGCTCCTAGTCcggtctcctcctcttccttcagcTTGGCTCCCCAGCCTCTATTCCAGTGGGAAACTTCTGATGATGATTATCATGAGCTTTCTGTGGTGGGCACCCCTCCTTCTGAAGATCCTAGGCACTCCTGTTCTCCCCAGACCTGGACCCCTGGCACCAAGACAGTTGTTTCTGTTGGCTGTCAGACTGAGGATGGCACTTTGTTCCCACAG GTGACCTCTGCTCCTCCCTGTGTCCGCAGTGCCAATGTGCTGGCTGCTCCTGTGCCCCCAGGGCCCCCCGAGAAG